The genomic DNA AAGTAGTACCAGAGGACAGTGGAGACTACAGCTGCTATGTGTGGAGACCAGAAGACTACAGCCAGTCTCAATGTTAAGGGTAAGAGGCAGATTGTTGTCATTGAATAGCTACTGTATGTTCCGCTGAAGTTGTTCTGTACTGTCTTTTTTCAGTGCCGTTATCAAGTTTCCCAAGTGTGATTCAGTAGATTATTTTTAAGAAGTTGGTTTGGTATAATGGCTTTGATTGTGTTGAATAGGTGTAGTTGTCATCTTGGCTTTGTTTAATTTTGTATGTTTTTGTGATTCAGTGTCAGCAGCAAGTTCTGCATTGCCTGAAAATCCAGTGCTTAAACTTAGAAGTATTCCCAGCCGTTTGTCtatgactgtctctgtgtgttatctGTCTCTGTCCAGTTGATCTTTGTGTCTTTGTAGTCTGTGTGTTTTCATTGTGTTGATCATGTTGTTAGTCTTTGTTAGTGAtcattctgtctctgtttctgtgttTGGGTTCATTATTTAAGTACCTGTTTTTTAAACTGTGCCATTCTTCCATGGTTTTAGAGGATGCACTCATGTCCTGATTGCCTCATATGATTGGTTAGGCCTAttattttttaatgtattttataTGGTTTATTTTGAATCCCCAGCCCAACCTGTTACATTCAAACAAAAGCTGGGGAATCAGGAGGCTGAAGAGGGGGGCAGTGTTACCCTGCACTGTGAGCTCTCTAAATCTGGGGTCCCTGTGGAATGGAGGAAGGGAACACAGGTGCTGAAGTCTGGAGAAAAATACCAGATTAAGCAGAAAGAATCTGTGAGTGAACTCCTGATCAGCAAAGTAGTACCAGAGGACAGTGGAGACTACAGCTGTATGTGTGGAGACCAGAAGACTACAGCCAGTCTCAAGATTAAGGGTAGGGTGACACTTCTTGTTACTGTATGCACAAAAATGTTGTTTACTTTTTTTTGAGTCATTATCATTATTGGCATATGCATATTATTAGGAATTTTTAGGAATCAATATTGTTTTCCTCAGAAATATGATTTTGTCTTATTTGTCTTTGTACTGTATGTTCCTACAtatggtctgtctctgtctgtgttttgTCTCTATTTCAGTTCAGTTTTGTCTTTGCGTGTGGTCTGTCTCTGTTTTCAATTTGTCcatctgtgtgtctttctgttgATCTAACTCTGTTTGATCTGTTTTGTCAAATGTTTTGGACTGCACAATTGCTCCTGAGTACTGTCATATATTGGCAGAACAGGAAATATCCAGCTTTACATATTGCCTACATGTCTCAGAGTTTTGTTCATTTTGGTCACTTTGTCTCTGTGTTTGGATTACCTGAGCTTTGAACCATgtcattagctaggtttccatccaactgccgacagattttcatgcaaatataaaACAATCTGCatgaagaaaatatgcacattttcctaCCAGTGGTGTatttccaccaaacggacttgttgcggataaaagttagtgcgtgatgacatagtgcacacaaaAGTGACTTTTTCGCTAAGTTTTCAGTATACCGAATAAAAAtcgaaagttcaatgtgtttcccaTAGCATTTTTTAACTCTACCAATAGTTTTGTCGcaaaaaactgttgcgttaaatagcaaatgtgcctacctCTGGTCTTGGTACGTGCGCTCTAGCTAACAGCcggcagatacagtgcgggtaggctagtctacttGTTGAGATTATTATTGATAAGGGCGAATATTTTTTATTTGGCAAATGGCATCGATCATCACtctcaccagaataagaccctcaatatttattggaaaggagcatcaagatcaccatgCACTTTTACCACCCTTTGAAGTTCATCATAAATTATTTcgtctgtagcctaataaatggcatggtttcctgagtcgtagtgggaggaccacacaccatttCATCgcttgactccaagtttacttcgctatgatggttattatatcaatttTTGCGCAAATAGGCGTTTCCACCaacatttctcacataattaattttactgacacaaaatgatcccaccatgtcgaacgaacaaattatgttggcatttataaaattttACAAAAAatacctgtttccatcacagctgttgtgATTTTAGAAGTTGGTTTAGAAGTTGCACTCATGTCAAATTATTTTTCTGTTTTATATCAAATGCATGGTAATGTTTTAATCTCAGTCAACCAGTGACGTTCAAACACAAGCTGAGAGCCAGGAGGCTAAGGAGGGGGCAGTGTTACCCTGCACTGTGAGCTTTCTAAACCTGGGGTTCCTGTGGAATGGAGGAAGGGAACACAGGTGCTGAAGtctggagaaaagtaccagatgAAACAGAAAGAATCTGTGAGTGAACTCATGATCAGCAAAGTAGTACCAGAGGACAGTGGAGACTACAGCTGTATGTGTGGAGACCAGAAGACTACAGCCAGTCTCAATGTTAAGGGTAAGAGGCAGATTGTTGTCATTGAATAGCTACTGTATGTTCCGCTGAAGTTGTTCTGTACTGTCTTTTTCACTGCCGTTATCAAGTTTCAAGTGTGATTCAGTAGATTATTTTTTAAGAAGTTGGTTTGGTATAATGGCTTTGATTGTGTTGAATAGGTGTAGTTGTCATCTTGGCtttgtttaatttttttgtaTGTTTTTGTGATTCAGTGTCAGCAGCAAGTTCTGCATTGCCTGAAAATCCAGTGCTTAAACTTAGAAGTATTCCCAGCCGTTTGTCtatgactgtctctgtgtgttatctGTCTCTGTCCAGTTGATCTTTGTGTCTTTGTAGTCTGTGTGTTTTCATTGTGTTGATCATGTTGTTAGTCTTTGTTAGTGAtcattctgtctctgtttctgtgttTGGGTTCATTATTTAAGTACCTGTTTTTTAAACTGTGCCATTCTCATGGTTTTAGAGGATGCACTCATGTCTGATTGCCTCATATGATTGGTTAGGCCTAttattttttaatgtattttataTGGTTTATTTTGAATCCCCAGCCCAACCTGTTACATTCAAACAAAAGCTGGGGAATCAGGAGGCTGAAGAGGGGGGCAGTGTTACCCTGCACTGTGAGCTCTCTAAATCTGGGGTCCCTGTGGAATGGAGGAAGGGAACACAGGTGCTGAAGtctggagaaaagtaccagatgAAACAGAAAGAATCTGTGCGTGAGCTCCTGATCAGCAAAGTAGTACCAGAGGACAGTGGAGACTACAGCTGTATGTGTGGAGACTTGAAGACTACAGCCAGTCTCAAGATTAAGGGTAAGAGGAAATTGATACATTCAGAAGTGCCTTTGTCACTTAATATATTTTCATTGAATATCACTAAAATGATATTACATTCACAGGTGTAACATttgttgtactgtattgtatgctGTCCTCAAATTCATTATTTGTTTCTGTTTGTGTCTGTCATTTTATATATGTTCTGAAATGGAGGAATGGTGAAGGCAAATATCGTTTTGCTACAATAAGGACAAATATTCAGGAAAATGCTACATATCAGCTTGATGCATTTGAACTACAGTTGTGTTGGGTTTCATATTTGAACTCCAATTACATGATTTGTCTTTCATTTAATGAGCAAGTGACTTTGAGTACAAACACTGTTATCCCTATGTTCAAGGAAATATTCTTCCTCAAGGTCAATTCATATGGGATGATATATGGGTAAACTTGAATCCCATCGTGTTGCGTGAAGCTTTCCACCATCATAGCCCCAAAGGCTGAATGTCACGCCAGCTGTGTTCTCAGTAGACTTGCAGTTATATTGTTTGCCTTGCCATTCAAAGTTGGATGTTTTATCATAGCTGTTTTATCATAGCTTTATCAAGTTTATCATAGCGGTTTGGTTGTCTGCTTTAACTTGCCATATGTGCAGTTTGTCTTGCTTCTTGGtcctgatgatgatgttgatagtCTTCATTGTCCTTTTATAGTGAGTGCACATGTCACTATGCTTTAAGTTTCTTGTGGTTTGTTTGTGCCACTCTTTATTGAGCTAAAAAAGGAAATAAGATGGGCATCTTTGTCTCTTCACATGTGTTTACCACATCTGTTGCTTGTCGTTGTGCAAAAAAAAGAATTTGTTTGTTTGGATCAGTGTTGTAAGCTACTCTCTGTATTCTTTTTGCAGTCAATCCACATGTTCTGAAGGATTTGTTCCGTTACTTCCGCTGTTCACAGTTTTAAAGAAATCTCTTTATTTAAGACTTGTGGGGTACATCCTTTGTTGGCAGTTTGTGTGGTATATCCCTATGTTGGCAGTTTTTCTGTTATGGTCGATCTTGTCATAAAAGGTTTGGTTATGAGGTTTTGTATTCTAAGTTCGATGTTTTATCGCAGCTCTGAAGCCTTCAGCTCCTCCAGTAACTCCCAAACAGGAAGAGCCACAGAAGGAGGAGGCCAAAAAGGAAGAAGGTAGGGAAGGACAAGGAGATCAAGTTTGGTGTACTGTTTGGCCCTCTGTCTTTATGGTGTGTCTGCTAGTGTTTTGTTATTGTTAGTTTGTGCCACTGTTGAATCATTTACTGTATGAGGGAAGATTTCTTCTCCTGCTTTATTTGTTGAATGGTCTGAGGCGTTCTCTCTGTAGAGCTTTTCATCTGTCAGTTGCTGTCAGGCTATGTGTCAGGTGTCAAGTCATGTGGGCATTATTATGTTCTTTATGGTTGCTCATGTAGGCTCCATCCATGTTGTCTGATGGTTTTCAGTTACTTTATTTGTTGCGCATATTCTGGATACCGACTAGTTTGAATCATCTGAGTGGAAATGACTTTGCGTCTCTGTCGGTTCCTGTCCTTTCATTGTTGTCATGTTATGGAGGCTCTGTCATTATGTTGCTTACGGCTTTGCAACTGATCATAGCATTGTGGTTACGTTTCAGACCTATATTGTTTTATCACAGATCCAAAGCCACCATCTCCTGTAGTCATCCCAGAACAGGAGACCAAAAAGCAAGAAGGTAGATCTGGAAATCTGAATCTGCCTTtttttcgtgttgttgtttgtggcAGTGACTGATGCTGTATTTTTTGTGCTAATAAGCATAATTGGAAGCAATTTGTTGTATCACATCTCTTATAAAAGTTCAATCTGTGATTGTTTTAAACATTTAGCAAATTGCATTATGGTGTGCCTGTTATCGTGTTTGCAGACAGTAAGCTATAAGGTTTGGAATGTGGAACTGAAGTTGCTGTAGGCTATGGTTTTAATGGTGCTGTCAAATGTTTTTCTCTTAAAATTATATTTTTGATTTTCAGTTGATTTTCATTTCATATTTCATATTACCTGTAGTTCTAAAGGCTGCTCCTCCTGTTGTCCCCAAAGAAGAGGCCTGTGAAGCTGAAGTCAAAGACTGTGGTGGAAGCCCATGGTAGGAAAGGATGTCCCATCTGTTGGCTGCTGAGCTGTGCTTTGTCTGCAATTTGTTGAACATCGAAAATGTGAAGAATAATGCAATATCTTCAGTAGTGTAAAATCATTTCATTTCATAAATATTCTTACTACATTTCTTAACCTCATACAAATTAGAATGGTAATTTTAGGCATTGCCAAATGTGCAACCAAAATATAATTGTTACCTAGCATGTTAGCATGAAACCAATTTACTCAATCTGTAGCCAGCTAGATAGCTAGATACCTGAACTTGGTCTAGCTAAATTAGTTTTGGCAATATGCAACTCACCATATAAATGTACGTGTGCAGGATGCTGACAAATTGACATAATTACAGGTGTAATTTTATATTTCTAGTGTCTTGAGAAGATTCAAAGTTTCCCTCAGATACCTCATCTCTACAGAATGTGCTCCATCTCTTCTGTCAATCAAGGGGGCATAGGGGCGGGACTATGATAGTAGTTTGCTTCTGATTAGCCAGATCTAGTTTATTTTATCTGTCAAGAATAAACCCTTAACCAGGTTATAACTCAGTCTTAGAAACAGATATATACTACAGATTGTGTTTCTTGCTATGTTTTTCTATGTATGTAAACATTGTCTGTGCACAATGTCACCTTTGCTTAGAGTGGCCTGTCCTTATTTTGGAGTCTCTGCTTCCCTTTGTGGGCTTGCCTTTTTGTGAGCATACTCAGCTCAGAGTTGGATCTAAAGTGAAATGTTTCAACCCCAGCTCCTCCAGTCATTCACAAACAACAGGAGACCAAAGAGCCCCAGAAGGCGACAGTTGGTTAAAAGAAGACAGTAGTAGAAGCCCATGATAGGAAAAGATGAGATATgctctctgttgagatcattctGGAGTTTAGCTATAGAATATTGAGTTATTATGGTGTTTAGTCATTGCTTTGAAGCCTGCTGTTCCTGCTGCCCCCAAACCAGAACCCCAGAAGGAGACAGTTGAAAAGACAGTAGTTGAAAACcatggtaaaaaaatatatttctggTTACTTGTTGAAGTAAAGTTGTTTAGTTATTATGGTGTTTTGTAATAGTCTGCGGCCCTATTGCTCCTGCCATGCCCAAAACTGAGCCTCAGAAGGAGACAGTAGAGAAGAAGACCATGGTAGAAGCCCCTGGTAGAAAAAGATGAGcctcactatatatacaaaagtatgtggacaccccttcaaattagtggattcggctatttcagcctcacctgttgctgacaggtgtataaaatcgagcacacagccatgcaatctccatagacaaacattggcagtagaatgaccttactgaagagctcagtgactttcgacgtgacacagtcataggatgccaccttccaacaattcagttcgtcacatttatgccctgctagagctgccccggtcaactgtaagggctgttattgtgaagtggaaacttctaggagcaacaacgactcagccgcgaagtggtaggccacacaagctcacagaacgggagcaCCGAGTGCTCAAGCGCGTAGCTCGTAAAAATCATTTGTCCTCAATTGCAACACTCACTTCCGAGTTCCAAacagcctctggaagcaatgtcagcacaataactgttagtcgggagctttatgaaatgggtttccatggccggaGCAGGGCTCTTTTTTCATGGTTCAGGATAGGCCCCTTAGTGAaggggaaatcttaatgctacagcatacaatgacattctagatgattctgtgcttccaactttgtggcaacagtttgggaaggccttttcctgtttcagcatgacaatgcccccaatgcacaaacgaggtccatacagaaatgttttgttgagatcggtatggaagaacttgactggcctgcacagagccctgacatcaaccccatcgaacacctttgggatgaattgtaaagccaactgcgagccaggcctaatcgcccaacgtcagtgcccgacctcactaatgatcttgtggctgaatggaagcaagtcccaacagcaatgttccaacatctagtggaaagccttctcagaagagtggaggctgttatagcagcaaaggggaaccaacccatattaatgcccatgattttggaatgagatgttcgacgtagcaggtttccacatacactacatgaccaaaagtatctcTTGTCTGTTGAGCTCATACCTGTGCATTGTCTGTCACAGCAATGTAAATACTGTATTCTGGTGTTGCTGTAAGTAATTGTGTTTTTGAATCTGGTGGATAATTGCAGTCAGATAGGAACTGCTGCTCGTTGGCCTATCTGTTCAAGTGAACATTGTTTGTGGCTTTGTCACTGTGTGGCTCATTTGTGGGGTCTGTGCTTCATCTTGTGATCCTCTTAGTATGTGTCAAGTAAGGGTTTTCTTACTTGACATATTCCAAAAAGTTTTGCTTGGTCTTATTTGTTTTCCCCTGATTTGAATGGCGTGTGTGTCTGTTTAAAAACGTTTTGTTATATATCGTCAGTGGAGactggtgggaggagcaataggaggacgggcttattgtaatggctggaatggaattgtTGGAACAGAGAcaaatgtggtttccatatgtttgatctgttccattcattccattccagccattacactcATGAGCCCGTCCTACAAGCTCCTCCCACCTGCCTCCACTGTATGACATAATTTTAATTCACATTTATACTGTCACATGATTTATTGCGTTATCTGCTTTCTAGAAACTGATTAAGTTCAATTATATACTGGTAGTCATTTTGGTGTTTTGTCATGGTCTCTAAGCCTGTTTTTCCTGCCACCCTGAAATTGGAGCCCCAAAAGGAGGTGACAGAAAAGAAAGGTAGAAATGAAAACAGTAGAAGGACCTGGTAGGAAAGATGAGCTGTGTGTAGTCTGTCGCATCAATTCAAATACTGCTGCTCTTTGGCCTATCTGTTCAAGTGAACGTCATTCATGGCTTTAGCATTGTGGGGCACATTTTGGGGGCATATAGTCATTTTAGTGTTTTGTCATAATCTCTAAGCCTGCTGCTCCTGTCACTCCCAAACCTCAATTGTGGCTTTAGCATTGTATGGCTCATTTTTGGGTCTCTTCTTCATCCTGTGGTCCTGTTAGTGTGTCCAGTAAACGTATTCTGTTTACTCTTTGTCCCTCACTTGCAGTGTGTAGGCTATGTATTGGCAGTCTGTGTCACTGGGTTTCTCTCTTTGAAGACCGTTGTATGAAATTGGGAATTCATGTTCATGCTCTCATGCTTTTTGGTTTAGCATTCTGCTTACTAGACAGATGATGAAGTTAAATCATATACCGGTAGTCATTTTGGTATTTTGCCATAGCTGTGAAGCCTAGCTGCTACTGCGTCCCCAAACTGGAGCCCCAGAAGGAAGAGACAGTAGAAAAGAAAACCGAAATAGAAGCCCCTGGTAGGAAAAGACAAACTATATGTTTGTTGagctcatacagtggggagaacatgtatttgatacacgccgattttgcaggttttcctacttacaaagcatttagaggtctgtaatttttatcataggtacacttcaactgtgagaggcggaatctaaaacaaaatccaaaaaatcacattgtatgattgttaagtaattaatttgcatttcattgcatgacataagtatttgatcacctaccaatcagtaagaattcctgctctcacagacctgttagtttttctttaaaagccctcctgttctccactcattacctgtattaaccgCACCTGTTTgaatctcgtta from Coregonus clupeaformis isolate EN_2021a unplaced genomic scaffold, ASM2061545v1 scaf5580, whole genome shotgun sequence includes the following:
- the LOC123490923 gene encoding obscurin-like, with amino-acid sequence MCGDQKTTASLNVKAQPVTFKQKLGNQEAEEGGSVTLHCELSKSGVPVEWRKGTQVLKSGEKYQIKQKESVSELLISKVVPEDSGDYSCMCGDQKTTASLKIKGGGSVTLHCELSKPGVPVEWRKGTQVLKSGEKYQMKQKESVSELMISKVVPEDSGDYSCMCGDQKTTASLNVKAQPVTFKQKLGNQEAEEGGSVTLHCELSKSGVPVEWRKGTQVLKSGEKYQMKQKESVRELLISKVVPEDSGDYSCMCGDLKTTASLKIKALKPSAPPVTPKQEEPQKEEAKKEEDPKPPSPVVIPEQETKKQEVLKAAPPVVPKEEACEAEVKDCGGSP